The Asterias rubens chromosome 1, eAstRub1.3, whole genome shotgun sequence genome segment AGAAGTCATTTGCATCTTTATAGAGTGTAGACTAGTGTTTCTGTGGAGGATCATTCGTGGGGTACAACCTTCATTGTGTGACTTTCCGTTCTCAGCGCGTAGTTCCTGATTATATAGGCCTGCGGGCAGATGACGTCTGTCTCCATAACAAAGAGCAAGTTCAAGTTCGCACCATGGTTATCTAAAGGTATTTTGTATGGTACCCGGGTCATCGAACATTGGTTGGCtactgtggttgaccatttggaaccaaATAGCCTGATTCAcgctaacatgtgtaaagctcAGAGgagaaccagtgacactatactGAACAAGCTGAATTAAGGCAATGGAGTGTTTGAATACAGTGGTACCAATGTTGGATTGATCAACTAGGATTCCAAACAAGTTGTTTAAGTTAGTCTGCGCAAGGaggttgctggtcagtagtcgactAAAATGTGCACACTCGCACTTGCTCTCAGTTGTGGTTGAGTCTTGCTGCTTTGTCATGTGACGGTGCCCTCTTGTGGCGCATGTTGTCCAGTTATTGTGACTTTCCATGTGTGGAGGTCAGAGAGATAGAGTTTGAGGGTGACCAAGACAGAGCAATTATGACGATCTTGTTTGTGTCGAGCGCCTTTGCAACCTGGTGTTGAACAagagaatgaaataaaatattaaaaacaaccaCAAATACTGAGAAAACCATGACATTGAACCACCTAGTTTGAAAAAGCTGCTACGCATTGCTGTaacagttttgcttagcaaaaacagattACTTACCAAAATACTATCATGTTAAACCATGTCATGCTTACATGACTGGCTCTCTGCTAAATTTTGGGTCAGCATGTAACTTCAGTAATTTAGGTGCTTTgatatttgatgaaattttgtttttcaaaagatACTCCGcttttcttaaaggaacgttacagaattggttagaaACAGAATtggtgaagatcacagatttacataacacTAACACActctaatgatgatggtagtagaaaacttcccttgaaatatttctgtttgaaatttCGTGactgatgagaaataaataatctaacttcgcgtttggagtttatcgctcagtgatcgttttattcatttttgttttggcatcgatgcaatcaaaatttgtaatcggtttttcactattttctcgtgacccataTGGCCGATTGATATCTAACTACAGAttttcagtttatgtatatgatggattacataaagtgcttaaactgccagcaacttttttttgcagcaaaaccaattctgtaatgttcctttaaaggcagttatGCAATGATACACTGCAACAAGCATTTTCAGTTTCCAAATCTTTGGAACATGCATTTGGATGTAGTCATATTGCATAGTTATTatgaaaaattcaaatttaatttgttaaattcaACGCATAAAGAGACTAGATGATGTAAGGAAGCTGTTGTATCTTATAAAAATATCAACAAccgaaaagaagaagaaagaattCCTTATTCACCTTCTAAACACGTTCCGTGACCACCACACTTCCGTTGGCACTTCCCTTTCCCTGGACACCAAAGATACCACATCACCACATACTGGTCCTTTCCTCCTCTCTTCACCTTGTTCAGCAATTTTTCCCCTTTTTCCGTTGCCACAAAAAGGTCTTCATAGCAGCAGCGTTCATTGAAGCGATCACCCCGATGCCACGTCTGGGTGGCAGTCGCATTCTCTTGTCGTTGGAGAGTGACGAGTTCACGCTTGACAGCTCGCTTCCCACGCTTCAGAGCGACGTCCTTGAGTAAGATTTCAGATGTCAGGAAATTCCTCAGGGGACTTCCTACAGGGATGTTGTACTCCTTTTGGTTTGGCTGTTTTGACTTCTTCTCTTTCCTCTTTATTTTGGATTTGGATGACTTTTTCCCAGCTCGCAGCTGCCGCTGTGATTTCCCGAAAGGTCTCGGTAAATCAATGATGCGTTGCTTCTTGGTCTGTGGTTCTTCATTTCCATCCTTTGGTTCGATATCATTGGGGTCAAACTCAAACACAACATAAGTGTCCTTGGGGTTCCCCCCTCTGGTCTGATCAGAATGTTCCTCGTTGTCAAGAAGAGTACTCCCCGAGACTCGTGGTGACTTGGCGCCCTTTTGGTCGTGTGACTTCTTGTATTTTCCAGCTCCATCGTCCTCATGATAACTCTTGCCATCTTTAAGACGTAAACATGTGAATCCACTTGAATAAGATTCCCCGTCATCCTCTATGATAGTGTTATCATCACTAGTGCCATCATCTCTTGCCTCATCATTATCCTTTTCATCCAAGGTATTGTGTTCTTCAACATCCATCACATCTTCTTTGTTTGCATCAACATAAGTAAAGCATTCTAACGAGCTCCTCTTTCCTGTTGAACTCTGACCTCTACCTATCCGTAGTTTACTTTGCTTATCCAGTCCAGCCGTCAAGTCTATCTCGCTGTTCCCATCATCTTGGAAACTTTCTTTCGAATGCCCTGCCTTCGCTGCTCTCCCGTCATCTATTTCACTGATGTGCTGGGACAGAGCCTTCAGGATGCGGTTAATCTGCACCCCCGTCTCATCTCCTTCGGTGAATGGAGT includes the following:
- the LOC117290626 gene encoding uncharacterized protein LOC117290626 isoform X1 gives rise to the protein MASNKGAFLVGILTVSDRCHQGSQEDKSGPNLKSIVEQKNGLAALVVKTEIVPDETKQIKDILVEWSDRAKLDLILTTGGTGFAERDVTPEATKAVLEKEAPGLALSMLMGSLNVTPLAMLSRPACGIRGKSLILNLPGSKKGAQECLEFVLPALPHAIQLLRGDNQKVESTHKAMMSSVSHDQPARHEHRRIKIRRSEQRHLKTLSHADTNLKQVSGNPCSVVHDSPSPLENAILDLRAKSNVAIRPQSSQVETLDLEETSLHPETTPFTEGDETGVQINRILKALSQHISEIDDGRAAKAGHSKESFQDDGNSEIDLTAGLDKQSKLRIGRGQSSTGKRSSLECFTYVDANKEDVMDVEEHNTLDEKDNDEARDDGTSDDNTIIEDDGESYSSGFTCLRLKDGKSYHEDDGAGKYKKSHDQKGAKSPRVSGSTLLDNEEHSDQTRGGNPKDTYVVFEFDPNDIEPKDGNEEPQTKKQRIIDLPRPFGKSQRQLRAGKKSSKSKIKRKEKKSKQPNQKEYNIPVGSPLRNFLTSEILLKDVALKRGKRAVKRELVTLQRQENATATQTWHRGDRFNERCCYEDLFVATEKGEKLLNKVKRGGKDQYVVMWYLWCPGKGKCQRKCGGHGTCLEGCKGARHKQDRHNCSVLVTLKLYLSDLHTWKVTITGQHAPQEGTVT